The genomic segment CCTGCTAGAAAACCACTGGTATCCCGACTCAAATAAACGGGATCCTTCACTTTTTCGGAAGTTGAGGCGGCTGATAATAGGAAAACCTCTTGGCACACCTGAATACCCCATTTTTCATAGACTCTCCCTCATACCCCTCCTTGCCTGGATAGGGCTTGGGTCTGATGGTCTTTCATCTTCCGCCTACGGGCCTGAAGAGGCTTTTAAGATAATAACAGGCCATTCTTATTTGGCCATTTTTCTTGGGCTTGCAACCGCGATTACTGTCTTTACCATTTCTTATGCTTATTCCCGTATAATCGAACAATTCCCGTATGGTGGAGGCGGATACGTAGTTGCAACCCATACCATAGGCAAGCATGCAGGAGTTATATCAGGTTGCGCTCTCCTTGTGGACTATATGCTTACGATTACAGTTTCTATCGCCTCATGTGGAGATGCGATATTCAGTTTTCTTCCAGTCTATCTCCACAAATACAAGTTAATCTTTTGCGCCAGTCTCATCTTTTTTCTCGTAATCCTCAACCTTAGAGGGGTCAAAGAGTCGATTCTCGTTCTTGCCCCGATATTTATAACTTTCGCCGTAACACACGCGATCCTCATAGGATACGGAATCTTAAGCCACATTTCCGAGGTAAGCCATCTCGTAGAGGATGTAAAAAGAAGCGCATCCCAAGACATATCGAATATCGGTCTTTGGGGTGTAATTGCCATATTCCTTAGGGCATTCTCACTAGGAGGCGGGACATACACTGGACTTGAGGCGGTCTCAAACGGAATGCAGATTATCCGTGAACCTAAAGTAGAGTATGGCAAGCGAACCATGGCCTATATGGCAACTTCTCTAGCCATTACCGCGTCAGGTCTTTTATTCTGCTACTACCTCTTCGAAATTAAACCCGTTCAAGGCAAAACCCTTAATGCTTGCCTTTCGGAAGAAATATTCGGGAGATGGACTTTTGGAGATTCTTTAGCTTTTCTTACTGTCCTTTCTGAGGCTGCCCTTCTTGTTCTTGCTGCCCAGACAGGGTTTGTAGATGGACCTAGGGTCATGGCGAATATGGCAATGGATTACTGGCTTCCAAGAAAGTTCGTTTCCCTCTCTGAGCGTCTTACAATGCAGAATGGGATTCTCCTTATGGGCCTTTCCTCCCTCATCCTCTTGTTTTACACGCACGGTTCAGTATCAACCCTCATAGTGATGTATTCTATCAATGTCTTTATCACCTTTTCCATTTCCCAATTCGGCATGATAAGGTTTTTTTCGAAAAACAGAGAAATCGACGCAAAATGGAAAAGACACGCCGCAATCCACATTTTTGGATTTTTTGTGTGTTCACTCATACTCTCCATTACAGTTTACGAGAAATTTGAAGAGGGTGGATGGATAACTCTACTTATTACAGCCTTCATCATATCCCTTTGCTATCTGATACAGGCGCATTATAGAAAGGTTCAGGTCGAGATGGCGAAATTAAGTGAGCTTCTTTTGGATGTGCCCGTATCAGAGAAAGAAAACAGAGAACCCCCAAAAAAGGAGGATATGACCGCAATTGTTCTTGTAAATGGCTATAACGGATTTGGCCTTCACACTTTTTTCTCCATATTAAAAAGCTTTCCAAACGTTTACAAAAACTTTATATTCGTTACTGTTGCAGAAATAGATTCGGGGGCATTCAAAGGGATCGCTCAGATAGAATCTCTAAAGAAGTCCGTTTATGCTTCCCTCGAAAAGTATGTAAAACTTGCCCGTAGACTTGGTTATCCTTCCGATCATAGGATGGATTTGGGAACAGATGTTGTAGAGAGTGCAAGTGAGCTTGTAAAAACCCTAGTTACAGAGTACAAACATTCAACGGTCTTTATGGGAAAACTCGTTTTTAGACACGAAAACCCCTTCCATAGAATCCTCCATAACGAGACCGCTTACGCTATCCAGAGGCGTCTGCACTGGGAGGGAATCGCATCATTCATACTTCCAATTCGAGTCTCGATTTAAAATCTCGTCTGAAGCTAATATAAGTTCTCAAATTCTTTGACATACTTTGCTCTTTCTGATATCTAAGTTTGGGCCCTAAGAAACGGTTATACAAACCGGCGGGGAGAGTTCCTAAGGAAGGATCAGTGATTCCTGTTTTAGTTCTTTTAGTCATCGCCCTTTTGTATTTCCATCCTTTTTTGAGCGGAAAGCTAATATTCATCGAGAGGGACCTTTCCGTTTTTTTTATTCCTCCCAGGTACCTATGGGTTAAAATGGTGAAGGATCTCGAATTTCCCTTGTGGAATCCACATCAGTACTCTGGGATTCCGCTTTTTGCCACACTTCAGCCTGGCGTACTGTATCCGCCACATCTTTTTTATCTTATTTTACCCTTCAACATAGTCTGGAACTACCTCATCATTCTGCACTTCTTCTTTTCCGGAATTACAACCTATTTTTTCATGAGGTACATGGGAGGGTCAAAAATTGCTTCATTTCTTGCGGGTACGGTCTTTATGCTTTCCGGGTATACCCTTTCGGTCCACAATCTCATTCCGCATCTTTTCTCCGTCTCCTGGTTCCCCCTTGTTCTTCTTTTCTTTCTTAAATCCCTAAAAGAAGGGAGAAAAACCTCAAGAGTTTTCGCATCTTTCTGTCTTACTATGCAGTACCTTTCCGGCGCACCTGAAGTAGTTTTAATGACTCTCGTTGTTCTTTCGGTACTTTACTTTATTTCCTCAAGAAAGGATCTATTATCGGGTGGCAAAGTTCTACTTCAAATCTTTCTTCTTTTCATACTACTTTGTGCGGTTCAGCTTCTTCCATTTTTTGAACTGCACCTTGCAAGCATAAGGAAGGGGGGTCTCAGTTATGAGGAGGCAACAACATGGTCCTTTGCGTGGAAAGACTTCCTTCTCTTCTTCATGCCGGATGCGTATAATTATTTCGCGGATGAGACAAGGTACTGGAAAAACCAAGCCTGGCTTAAGACTGTTTACATAGGGTTCGCACCTATTTTGCTTACAATCTTTTACTTTCTTTCCCAGGACAAAAGGCGCTATGTAGTCCTCCTTTTTATGGTCATTTCTTTTATCTTTGCTTTAGGCAAACACACACCCCTATACAAACTCATCTACCATGTGCCTCCTTTCGGGAGTGTGAGATACCCTGTTAAGTTTCTATTTCTTTTTTTCTTTTGCATCTCATTCACGTCTTGTTTTGGCTTTGATGTTTTGAGGGAAAAGATAAAGGAAAGAAGGTTCTCTTCGGCAGCTAGATTTTTTTTCTATTTGGGATTCGCTTTTTTCATATCCTTCTTTTACATAGTGTTTTTCAAGGACGATGTGAGAAATGCCTTCTACCAGATCGGGTTTGCACCTGACCGCTTCCACGATGTGGATTTCAATATCCACAACTTAAGAAGGTTTTTCTTCTTCGCCTTCCTTTTCTCCATTCTTCCTTTTATTTATCTTAACATCAAAGCAAAAAGACCAGTTCTTTACTTTATGGTCCTTGTTGCAGGAGCTGATCTTTTTCTTGCAAACTACGGCTACTGCGCACATGCTCCGTGGGAGTTCTACATTCAAAAGACTCCGTTGATTGAAAAGATGTCCCAAGAAGGGACCTTAGGTAGGTACTTTCTGACCCCTAGAACTTCCGAGCAGTACAAGTTTTTCCCTAGAAACAAAATAGCACCGGGACCTTACTTTGCCCAGGTCTTTGGGCTTTACTCCATAGACGGCTCGGAAGTCATGAGGATCTGCTGGCATGACGTGATTCTGAATACTATAAATGCTATGCCCTCTTTCAGTGCCGCAAAAAGACTCCTTGAAATATCGGGAGTAAAGTACGTCATTTCCTCAAAAGAGATAGATGACAAAGATGTAAAGGAACTAGAAAAAATCGAATCGAGCGGTGAATTCGTAAGACTTTATAGCCTAAATTCTTTCCTGAGAGCCGAAATTATGGGAGCCAAAATTGCAAAAACCGATATTGACGCGTTAAACATGATACTCGATCCTAAATTCGGTTACACGAGTTTCATCGTTATTGTAGATGGCACAGAAAGTTCACCCGAGAGGATGCCAACTAAGGGAAGTATAAAAATAATGGAATATTCACCCCATAGAATTTTAATTGAGGCTTATTCTGAAAAAGAGGCGTACCTTTACCTATCTGACACATTCTATCCCGGATGGAAAGCATACGTTAATGGAAAACAAGTTAGGATATTGAGGGCGAATGTAGCTTTCAGGGCTGTACCGATTCCAAAGGGTGATTCTCTTGTTGAGTTTGTCTATAAACCCCTTTCGTTCTATATAGGCCTTATTCTTTCCTTTTTAGGATCTGTTTTTTCATTGCTTTGCCTTTATTTCGACAGAAGGGAAAAAAGTGAAAAGTTTAAAGATCGAACTTAAACGTTTTGAGGATTTTGGAAAACCAAAGGAGATTTTCTTTTTTCTTGTCGTATTATACTCAGGGATCTTAGGTGGCTATTTAAAACCTCTTTTCGGAATCACCATCTTCTTCGTGCTGTGTCTTGCTTTACTCTTTCTCTTTTTAAAAGAGATGAAACTCAACTCCGATTCGTTAATCTATTTGCTTTTCGCTATGTTTTGCGTTCTATCCACGTTGTGGGCTCCCAATAAGCACAGCGCTTTACTCTTTTCACAGAGTATCCTTGCCGGGTCGATCTTTTACATTGTGCTTAGGTCTAATGAGAGACTTTTACCAAAGGTTCTTACGCTCCTTATAGTTTGCGGTCTAGTCCATTCTGTTTTCGGGCTTATCCAACATTCGAGAGAAGTTCCGTCTGGCTTATTTTACAATAGAAACCCTTATGCCGGATTTTTGACTCCTTTAGTTTTTTTGTCCCTTTATCCCTTTTTAGAAAAAAATCGCTCAATTTGCGGTTTCTTTTCTTTTTTCTTCATCTTTTCGGTCTTCCTTTCCGGCTCACGGGGTGCAAGCACATCGATTCTGGCTTTGTTCATAATTTTAATCGTCTACTTGATCGTTAAAAAAGATTGGTTAAGCCTCAAAAGA from the Thermodesulfobacteriota bacterium genome contains:
- a CDS encoding APC family permease, translated to MRRLIIGKPLGTPEYPIFHRLSLIPLLAWIGLGSDGLSSSAYGPEEAFKIITGHSYLAIFLGLATAITVFTISYAYSRIIEQFPYGGGGYVVATHTIGKHAGVISGCALLVDYMLTITVSIASCGDAIFSFLPVYLHKYKLIFCASLIFFLVILNLRGVKESILVLAPIFITFAVTHAILIGYGILSHISEVSHLVEDVKRSASQDISNIGLWGVIAIFLRAFSLGGGTYTGLEAVSNGMQIIREPKVEYGKRTMAYMATSLAITASGLLFCYYLFEIKPVQGKTLNACLSEEIFGRWTFGDSLAFLTVLSEAALLVLAAQTGFVDGPRVMANMAMDYWLPRKFVSLSERLTMQNGILLMGLSSLILLFYTHGSVSTLIVMYSINVFITFSISQFGMIRFFSKNREIDAKWKRHAAIHIFGFFVCSLILSITVYEKFEEGGWITLLITAFIISLCYLIQAHYRKVQVEMAKLSELLLDVPVSEKENREPPKKEDMTAIVLVNGYNGFGLHTFFSILKSFPNVYKNFIFVTVAEIDSGAFKGIAQIESLKKSVYASLEKYVKLARRLGYPSDHRMDLGTDVVESASELVKTLVTEYKHSTVFMGKLVFRHENPFHRILHNETAYAIQRRLHWEGIASFILPIRVSI
- a CDS encoding YfhO family protein, which translates into the protein MIPVLVLLVIALLYFHPFLSGKLIFIERDLSVFFIPPRYLWVKMVKDLEFPLWNPHQYSGIPLFATLQPGVLYPPHLFYLILPFNIVWNYLIILHFFFSGITTYFFMRYMGGSKIASFLAGTVFMLSGYTLSVHNLIPHLFSVSWFPLVLLFFLKSLKEGRKTSRVFASFCLTMQYLSGAPEVVLMTLVVLSVLYFISSRKDLLSGGKVLLQIFLLFILLCAVQLLPFFELHLASIRKGGLSYEEATTWSFAWKDFLLFFMPDAYNYFADETRYWKNQAWLKTVYIGFAPILLTIFYFLSQDKRRYVVLLFMVISFIFALGKHTPLYKLIYHVPPFGSVRYPVKFLFLFFFCISFTSCFGFDVLREKIKERRFSSAARFFFYLGFAFFISFFYIVFFKDDVRNAFYQIGFAPDRFHDVDFNIHNLRRFFFFAFLFSILPFIYLNIKAKRPVLYFMVLVAGADLFLANYGYCAHAPWEFYIQKTPLIEKMSQEGTLGRYFLTPRTSEQYKFFPRNKIAPGPYFAQVFGLYSIDGSEVMRICWHDVILNTINAMPSFSAAKRLLEISGVKYVISSKEIDDKDVKELEKIESSGEFVRLYSLNSFLRAEIMGAKIAKTDIDALNMILDPKFGYTSFIVIVDGTESSPERMPTKGSIKIMEYSPHRILIEAYSEKEAYLYLSDTFYPGWKAYVNGKQVRILRANVAFRAVPIPKGDSLVEFVYKPLSFYIGLILSFLGSVFSLLCLYFDRREKSEKFKDRT